A region from the Pseudomonas cucumis genome encodes:
- the hflK gene encoding FtsH protease activity modulator HflK: MAWNEPGGNSNNQDPWGGKRRNNGDRKGPPDLDEAFRKLQESLNGLFGGGKKRGDEGGGSGKSGGFGGLLGIGLVVLAAVWLYSAVYVVDEQEQAVVLRFGKYYETVGPGLNIYFPPIDRKYMENVTRERAYTKQGQMLTEDENIVEVPLTVQYKISNLQDFVLNVDQPEISLQHATDSALRHVVGSTAMDQVLTEGRELMASEIKERLQRFLDTYRTGITVTQVNVQSAAAPREVQEAFDDVIRAREDEQRSRNQAETYANGVVPEARGQAQRILEDANGYRDETVSRAKGEADRFTKLVAEYRKAPEVTRQRLYLDTMQEIFSNTSKVLVTGNKDGQNNLLYLPLDKMIDSGRSPGAPVTGAAASSNEVNARAAADLQQQQARTRESR, from the coding sequence ATGGCTTGGAATGAGCCGGGTGGCAACTCGAATAATCAGGATCCTTGGGGTGGCAAGCGCCGCAATAACGGCGACCGCAAGGGACCACCGGATCTCGACGAGGCCTTCCGAAAGCTGCAGGAAAGCCTGAACGGGTTGTTCGGTGGTGGTAAAAAACGCGGTGACGAGGGCGGCGGTTCGGGCAAGAGTGGTGGCTTCGGCGGCCTGCTCGGCATCGGCCTGGTCGTGCTGGCGGCTGTGTGGTTGTACAGCGCTGTCTATGTAGTCGACGAGCAGGAGCAAGCCGTAGTGCTGCGCTTCGGCAAATACTATGAAACCGTCGGCCCGGGCCTGAACATCTATTTCCCGCCGATCGATCGCAAGTACATGGAAAACGTCACGCGTGAGCGTGCCTATACCAAGCAGGGTCAAATGCTGACTGAAGACGAAAACATCGTCGAAGTGCCGCTGACCGTGCAGTACAAGATCAGCAACCTGCAGGACTTCGTGCTGAACGTCGATCAGCCGGAAATCAGCCTGCAACATGCGACCGACAGTGCCTTGCGGCACGTGGTGGGTTCTACCGCCATGGATCAGGTGCTGACCGAAGGTCGTGAATTGATGGCCAGCGAAATCAAGGAGCGTCTGCAACGTTTCCTCGATACCTATCGCACCGGTATCACCGTCACCCAGGTCAACGTACAGAGCGCAGCTGCACCGCGTGAAGTTCAGGAAGCCTTTGATGACGTGATCCGCGCCCGTGAAGACGAGCAGCGTTCGCGCAACCAGGCTGAAACCTACGCCAACGGCGTCGTGCCGGAAGCCCGTGGTCAGGCCCAGCGCATCCTTGAGGATGCCAACGGTTACCGCGACGAAACCGTCTCCCGCGCCAAGGGTGAGGCTGATCGCTTCACCAAACTGGTCGCCGAGTATCGCAAGGCCCCTGAAGTCACCCGCCAGCGTCTGTACCTGGACACCATGCAGGAAATCTTCAGCAACACCAGCAAGGTTCTCGTGACCGGCAACAAGGATGGCCAGAACAATCTGCTGTACTTGCCGCTGGACAAGATGATCGACAGTGGTCGTAGCCCCGGCGCTCCGGTGACCGGTGCGGCAGCCAGCAGCAATGAAGTGAATGCGCGTGCGGCAGCTGATCTGCAGCAACAGCAAGCACGTACCAGGGAGAGTCGCTGA
- the hflC gene encoding protease modulator HflC, giving the protein MSNKSLIALIIGVVVAIVAWNCFYIVAQTERAVMLQFGRVVQADVQPGLHVKVPYVNKVRKFDARLMTLDAPTQRFLTLEKKAVMVDAYAKWRVKDAERFYTATSGLKQIADERLSRRLESGLRDQFGKRTLHEVVSGERDALMADITNSLNKMAEKELGIEVVDVRVKTIDLPKEVNRSVFERMSTEREREAREHRAKGNELAEGIRADADRQRRVLLAEAYRESEEVRGDGDAQAAAIYSKAYGQDQEFYAFYRSLRAYRESFANKSDVMVLDPGSDFFRYLEKAKP; this is encoded by the coding sequence ATGAGCAATAAATCGCTGATCGCCCTTATTATCGGCGTCGTCGTGGCGATCGTTGCCTGGAACTGCTTCTACATCGTGGCTCAGACCGAGCGCGCGGTGATGCTGCAGTTCGGTCGCGTGGTCCAGGCCGATGTTCAGCCGGGCCTGCATGTGAAAGTGCCTTACGTGAACAAGGTGCGCAAATTCGACGCGCGCCTGATGACACTGGATGCACCGACACAACGCTTCCTGACGCTGGAAAAGAAAGCCGTAATGGTCGATGCCTACGCCAAGTGGCGCGTGAAAGATGCCGAGCGCTTCTACACCGCGACTTCCGGCCTCAAGCAGATTGCCGACGAGCGTCTTTCCCGTCGTCTGGAATCGGGCCTGCGTGACCAGTTCGGTAAGCGCACCCTGCACGAAGTGGTGTCCGGTGAGCGTGATGCGCTGATGGCTGACATCACCAATTCGCTGAACAAGATGGCGGAAAAAGAGCTGGGCATCGAAGTTGTCGATGTCCGGGTCAAAACCATCGACCTGCCGAAGGAAGTGAACCGCAGTGTGTTCGAGCGTATGAGCACCGAGCGTGAGCGTGAAGCTCGCGAGCACCGCGCCAAGGGTAACGAGCTGGCTGAAGGCATCCGTGCCGACGCTGACCGTCAGCGCCGCGTGTTGCTGGCTGAAGCCTATCGTGAATCTGAAGAGGTTCGCGGTGACGGTGACGCCCAGGCTGCTGCGATCTACTCCAAGGCATACGGTCAGGATCAGGAGTTCTACGCGTTCTACCGTAGCCTGCGTGCCTACCGTGAAAGCTTCGCGAACAAATCCGACGTCATGGTCCTGGACCCGGGCAGCGACTTCTTCCGTTACCTGGAAAAAGCCAAGCCTTGA
- a CDS encoding ATP phosphoribosyltransferase regulatory subunit — MATVDRWLLPDGIEEVLPPEAARIEVARRQVLDLFQSWGYEFVVTPHIEYLESLLTGAGSDLDLRTFKVIDPQSGRQMGFRADITPQVARIDAHTLRREGPSRLCYAGSVLHAQPRALSSSRSPIQLGAELYGDASPSSDVEVISLMLAMLQLADVPDVHMDLGHVGIYRGLARAAGLSGEVEQQLFDALQRKAIDEVITLTEGLPADLSGMLRALVDLCGGREVLSAARERLANAPAPVLAALDDLLAIAERLSTRFPELPLYFDLGELRGYHYHTGVVFAVFVPGVGQSIAQGGRYDDIGADFGRARPATGFSTDLKTLVTLGRAEIELPSGGIWMPDSTDAALWQQVCQLRSEGQRVVQALPGQLLAAAREADCDRQLIQQNGLWQVLPLAS, encoded by the coding sequence ATGGCAACGGTAGACCGCTGGCTGCTGCCAGATGGCATCGAAGAAGTACTGCCACCAGAAGCTGCGCGCATCGAAGTAGCGCGTCGCCAGGTGTTGGATCTGTTCCAGAGCTGGGGTTACGAGTTTGTCGTGACTCCCCATATCGAGTACCTGGAATCCCTGCTGACCGGCGCGGGCTCGGACCTCGATCTGCGTACCTTCAAGGTCATCGACCCGCAGTCGGGCCGGCAGATGGGATTCCGTGCCGACATCACGCCGCAAGTGGCGCGCATCGATGCGCACACCCTGCGTCGCGAAGGCCCGAGCCGCCTGTGTTATGCCGGTAGCGTGCTGCATGCTCAGCCGCGTGCCTTGTCGTCCTCGCGCAGCCCGATTCAACTGGGCGCCGAGTTGTACGGCGATGCCAGCCCGAGCAGCGACGTGGAAGTCATCAGCCTGATGCTGGCCATGCTGCAACTGGCCGATGTGCCGGATGTGCACATGGACCTCGGTCATGTCGGCATCTACCGCGGCCTGGCCCGCGCCGCCGGTTTGTCCGGTGAAGTCGAGCAACAGTTGTTCGATGCGTTGCAACGTAAAGCCATCGACGAGGTCATTACCTTGACCGAAGGCCTGCCTGCCGATCTGTCGGGCATGCTGCGGGCGCTGGTCGATCTGTGTGGTGGTCGTGAAGTGTTGAGTGCAGCGCGTGAGCGTCTGGCCAATGCGCCGGCACCCGTGCTGGCGGCCCTGGACGATTTGCTGGCGATTGCCGAGCGTCTATCCACGCGTTTCCCGGAATTACCGCTGTATTTCGACCTGGGCGAGTTGCGCGGCTACCACTACCACACCGGTGTGGTGTTCGCGGTGTTCGTACCGGGTGTCGGCCAGTCCATTGCTCAGGGCGGTCGTTACGACGACATTGGCGCCGACTTCGGTCGCGCCCGTCCGGCGACCGGTTTCTCTACCGATTTGAAAACCCTGGTGACCCTGGGGCGTGCTGAAATCGAGCTACCGTCTGGCGGTATCTGGATGCCTGACAGTACGGATGCAGCACTCTGGCAGCAGGTTTGCCAGTTGCGCAGTGAGGGTCAGCGTGTCGTTCAGGCATTGCCTGGGCAACTTTTGGCCGCCGCCCGTGAAGCGGACTGCGACCGGCAATTGATTCAGCAGAACGGGCTTTGGCAAGTATTGCCGCTGGCTTCTTGA
- a CDS encoding adenylosuccinate synthase gives MGKNVVVLGTQWGDEGKGKIVDLLTEHAAAVVRYQGGHNAGHTLVIDGEKTVLHLIPSGVLREGVQCLIGNGVVVAPDALLREIIKLEEKGVPVRERLRISPSCPLILSYHVALDQAREKARGELKIGTTGRGIGPAYEDKVARRGLRIGDLFHRERFAAKLGELLDYHNFVLVNYYKEPAIDFQKTLDECMEYAELLKPMMLDVTAELHELRRAGKDIMFEGAQGSLLDIDHGTYPYVTSSNTTAGGIATGSGFGPMYLDYILGITKAYTTRVGSGPFPTELFDDVGAFLAKRGHEFGATTGRARRCGWFDAVILRRAIDVNSISGLCLTKLDVLDGLETINICVGYKNQDGAVIDAPTDADSYIGLEPVYEQMPGWTESTVGAKTLEELPQAARNYIKRVEELVGAPIDIISTGPDRNETIVLRHPFA, from the coding sequence ATGGGTAAGAATGTCGTAGTCCTGGGCACCCAATGGGGTGATGAGGGCAAAGGCAAGATCGTTGATCTGCTGACCGAACATGCTGCCGCCGTAGTGCGCTACCAAGGTGGCCACAACGCTGGCCACACCCTGGTGATCGACGGCGAAAAAACCGTCTTGCACCTGATCCCGTCGGGCGTGCTGCGCGAAGGCGTTCAGTGCCTGATCGGTAATGGCGTGGTGGTTGCACCCGACGCCCTGCTGCGGGAAATCATCAAGCTGGAAGAGAAAGGCGTACCGGTGCGCGAGCGCCTGCGTATCAGCCCGTCCTGCCCGCTGATCCTGTCCTACCACGTAGCGCTGGACCAGGCCCGTGAAAAGGCCCGTGGCGAGCTGAAGATCGGTACTACCGGTCGCGGCATCGGCCCGGCTTACGAAGACAAGGTTGCCCGTCGCGGTCTGCGCATCGGTGACCTGTTCCACCGCGAGCGTTTCGCTGCCAAGCTGGGCGAGTTGCTGGACTACCACAACTTCGTACTGGTCAATTACTACAAAGAGCCAGCAATCGACTTCCAGAAGACACTCGACGAGTGCATGGAATACGCCGAGCTGCTCAAGCCGATGATGCTCGACGTCACCGCTGAACTGCACGAGCTGCGTCGCGCTGGCAAAGACATCATGTTCGAAGGCGCCCAAGGCTCCCTGCTGGACATCGACCACGGCACCTACCCGTACGTCACCAGCTCCAACACCACCGCAGGCGGCATCGCCACCGGTTCGGGTTTTGGCCCGATGTACCTGGATTACATCCTCGGCATCACCAAGGCTTACACCACTCGTGTGGGTTCGGGTCCGTTCCCGACTGAGCTGTTCGACGACGTCGGTGCTTTCCTGGCCAAGCGTGGCCACGAGTTCGGTGCTACCACCGGCCGTGCCCGTCGTTGTGGCTGGTTCGACGCCGTCATCCTGCGTCGCGCCATCGACGTCAACAGCATTTCGGGCCTGTGCCTGACCAAGCTGGACGTACTGGACGGTCTGGAAACCATCAACATCTGCGTGGGCTACAAGAACCAGGATGGTGCAGTGATCGACGCACCGACTGACGCCGACAGCTACATCGGCCTGGAGCCGGTGTATGAGCAAATGCCAGGCTGGACCGAATCCACCGTCGGTGCCAAGACCCTGGAAGAGCTGCCTCAGGCTGCACGCAACTACATCAAACGCGTTGAAGAGTTGGTCGGTGCGCCGATCGACATTATTTCGACGGGCCCGGACCGCAACGAAACCATCGTTCTGCGTCACCCGTTCGCTTAA
- a CDS encoding methyl-accepting chemotaxis protein, giving the protein MSAVLSLLQSRLLRPVFVTLGIALLVQVLVAVALTRSTVTALEADLGARLDADSQKLSGELEQAGREVTSSLDNLSTSTRQRLTAGLSSRLKDEQAQLRTTLEKDLKDSANDMAQLLASVAPRAMWDSDIPTLSEFARRAQRNPNVLFVVYDDATGQHLTRYLNRENPINKALLEKGQGERALDKVLDAAKNDPSVYYLEASINPNGVEIGKVLMGVSTASVETDLAALDKRFSALIASSDQLVGDSLKGAAADSATAMRGRLQSAQSTATEMKANTTGAVQEAAGTLRWRIGMGLAVVGFGVLLLLAVVLGRRVVNRLKLLIAAMDDLAAGEGDLTKRVQINSQDEIGDMASAVNRFVDKLQPIVREAGDVAQRTGVEIGAMTLRNAGADAAAGMQRDEVAESLRALSQMADEAQSESHAMQAALQQVVGIRQATDENTRTSAKVGSLIEALAGQVDTGAKVIERLAQQSEQIEVVLTVIHGIAEQTNLLALNAAIEAARAGETGRGFAVVADEVRALASKTQSSTGDIQAHIVALQQGAREAVAAIGQAGRQASEGLLVLRDSARLQQSVQASVEQVHAAIGLATQAAAHQAQGAQAVRGRVETIHAQAEKAAQAVVETTASGKVLDGLAAQLKASLGQFRA; this is encoded by the coding sequence GTGTCGGCCGTTCTCTCACTGTTACAAAGCCGTCTCTTGCGGCCCGTGTTCGTTACCCTTGGTATCGCCCTTTTGGTGCAGGTGCTGGTCGCTGTCGCGCTGACCCGGAGCACAGTGACTGCGCTGGAAGCTGATTTGGGTGCGCGGTTGGACGCCGACAGCCAAAAGCTCTCTGGTGAACTTGAGCAAGCCGGGCGTGAAGTCACGTCGAGCCTGGATAACCTGTCTACCAGTACCCGTCAGCGCCTGACAGCCGGGCTGTCTTCTCGTCTGAAGGACGAGCAGGCACAACTGCGTACGACGCTGGAGAAGGACCTGAAGGATTCGGCCAATGACATGGCGCAGCTTCTGGCCTCGGTCGCACCCCGCGCCATGTGGGACAGCGACATTCCTACCCTGTCCGAATTCGCTCGCCGTGCTCAGCGCAATCCCAATGTGTTGTTCGTGGTCTACGACGACGCCACGGGCCAGCACTTGACGCGCTATCTCAACCGGGAGAACCCGATCAACAAGGCGCTTCTGGAAAAAGGCCAGGGCGAGCGGGCGCTCGACAAAGTTCTGGATGCGGCGAAGAACGATCCGTCGGTCTACTACCTTGAAGCCTCGATCAACCCTAATGGGGTGGAGATTGGCAAGGTTTTGATGGGGGTCTCGACCGCTTCCGTGGAAACCGATCTGGCGGCGCTGGACAAGCGCTTCTCGGCGCTGATCGCCAGCAGCGATCAACTGGTGGGTGACAGCCTCAAAGGCGCAGCGGCTGACAGCGCAACGGCGATGCGCGGGCGTCTGCAATCGGCGCAGTCCACCGCCACTGAAATGAAAGCCAATACCACCGGTGCCGTGCAGGAAGCTGCCGGGACTTTGCGCTGGCGCATCGGCATGGGCCTGGCGGTGGTGGGTTTTGGTGTGCTGCTGTTGCTGGCGGTGGTGCTGGGTCGTCGAGTAGTCAATCGCTTGAAGCTGCTGATCGCCGCCATGGATGACCTGGCTGCAGGTGAGGGCGATCTGACCAAACGTGTGCAGATCAATAGCCAGGATGAGATTGGCGACATGGCCTCGGCGGTCAATCGCTTTGTGGATAAGTTGCAGCCGATCGTGCGGGAGGCGGGCGATGTGGCCCAGCGTACCGGCGTGGAAATCGGCGCCATGACCTTGCGCAATGCCGGTGCGGATGCTGCGGCGGGCATGCAGCGCGATGAGGTGGCCGAAAGCTTGCGCGCGTTGTCGCAAATGGCTGACGAAGCTCAGTCTGAAAGCCACGCCATGCAGGCCGCTTTGCAGCAGGTGGTGGGCATTCGCCAGGCCACGGATGAAAACACTCGGACCTCGGCGAAAGTCGGCAGCCTGATCGAAGCGTTGGCCGGACAAGTCGACACCGGCGCGAAAGTCATCGAGCGCCTGGCGCAGCAGAGTGAGCAGATTGAAGTGGTGTTGACGGTGATTCACGGGATCGCCGAACAAACCAACTTGCTGGCGTTGAACGCCGCCATTGAGGCGGCGCGCGCCGGCGAGACCGGTCGCGGATTTGCTGTGGTGGCGGATGAGGTGCGGGCACTGGCGAGCAAGACCCAAAGCTCAACCGGCGACATTCAGGCGCACATCGTTGCGTTGCAGCAGGGCGCGCGCGAGGCCGTCGCGGCAATCGGGCAGGCCGGACGTCAGGCCAGCGAAGGTTTGCTGGTGTTGCGCGACAGTGCGCGGTTACAGCAGTCGGTGCAGGCGTCGGTCGAGCAGGTGCATGCGGCGATCGGTCTGGCGACCCAGGCCGCGGCGCATCAGGCGCAAGGTGCGCAGGCAGTGCGTGGACGGGTTGAGACCATTCATGCTCAGGCTGAAAAGGCTGCTCAGGCGGTGGTGGAGACTACGGCGAGTGGCAAGGTGCTGGATGGTTTGGCGGCGCAGTTGAAGGCGAGTCTGGGGCAGTTCAGGGCTTAA
- a CDS encoding ABC transporter permease, whose translation MSASLSATALGGGYVPRRKRPSIWLLLPVLLLVVLSLLPLAYVGLKTWQAGWAEALHLLWRPYVFGLLRNTLALMAGVTLACGVIGLSLAWLLERSNLPGRRLWGVILCLPFAVPAFVSSFTWVSLSAHFEGLGGAILVMTLSKYPLIFLPVAATLRNLDPSLEESARTLGQNRWGVFFKITLPLLWPSLLAGSLLIALHMLVEFGALSIIGLQTFTTAIYQQFELEFSNANAAMLSAVLLALCLMLLWLELRVRGKGRHVRTGQGAARHAEQVHLGHWSGAGQLYCLALAIIGSGIPLGMLMYWLAAGSSAAFPVAAISEALLSSLALSLGGAALCLVLAAPVGLLVVRHKGRLAIWAKRLPYLLHALPGLVIALTLVYFALHYVPVLYQTSALLLIAYALLFLPLAQAPIRIALNKAAPQLEEAARTLGASSFSAFCRVTLPIIFPALGAAFALVFLDAMKELTATLLLSPTGLNTLATEVWAHTANVEFGAAAPYAALLIVVSGLPVYLLTTRMYLSR comes from the coding sequence ATGAGCGCATCGTTGTCTGCCACCGCCTTGGGCGGCGGCTACGTGCCACGGCGCAAGCGGCCTTCGATCTGGTTGTTGCTGCCGGTTTTGCTGCTGGTGGTGCTCAGTCTGTTGCCACTGGCTTATGTCGGCCTCAAGACCTGGCAAGCAGGCTGGGCCGAGGCGCTGCATCTGTTGTGGCGACCCTACGTGTTTGGCCTGCTGCGTAATACGCTGGCGCTGATGGCGGGCGTCACGCTGGCCTGCGGCGTAATCGGCCTGTCGCTCGCCTGGTTGCTGGAACGCAGCAATCTGCCGGGTCGACGGCTGTGGGGCGTGATCCTGTGCCTACCATTCGCGGTGCCGGCGTTTGTCAGCAGCTTCACCTGGGTCTCTCTGAGCGCTCACTTCGAAGGGCTGGGCGGGGCGATCCTGGTGATGACCCTGTCCAAATACCCGCTGATTTTTCTGCCGGTGGCGGCAACCCTGCGCAATCTCGATCCGTCCCTGGAGGAGTCAGCACGAACCCTGGGGCAAAATCGGTGGGGCGTATTCTTCAAAATCACCCTGCCCTTGCTCTGGCCGTCACTGCTGGCCGGTTCGCTGCTGATTGCGCTGCACATGCTGGTGGAGTTCGGCGCGCTGTCGATCATCGGCTTGCAGACTTTCACGACAGCGATCTACCAACAGTTCGAGCTGGAATTCAGCAACGCTAACGCAGCGATGCTTTCGGCGGTGCTGTTGGCGCTGTGTCTAATGTTGCTATGGCTGGAGCTACGCGTGCGTGGCAAGGGCCGACATGTGCGCACCGGCCAGGGCGCGGCGCGGCATGCGGAACAGGTTCACCTGGGGCATTGGTCTGGCGCAGGACAACTTTATTGCTTGGCACTGGCGATCATCGGCAGCGGCATTCCGCTGGGGATGCTTATGTATTGGCTGGCGGCTGGTTCATCGGCAGCATTTCCGGTGGCGGCTATCAGCGAGGCGCTGTTGTCTTCCTTGGCGCTGTCGCTTGGTGGCGCAGCGCTGTGCCTCGTGCTGGCGGCACCGGTGGGGTTGCTGGTGGTGCGCCATAAAGGCCGACTGGCAATCTGGGCCAAGCGCTTGCCGTATCTGCTGCATGCGCTGCCGGGATTGGTGATCGCGCTGACCCTGGTGTATTTCGCCCTGCATTATGTGCCGGTGCTGTATCAGACCTCGGCGCTGTTGCTCATTGCTTATGCGCTGTTGTTTCTGCCGCTGGCTCAAGCGCCGATTCGTATCGCGCTGAACAAGGCAGCACCGCAACTGGAAGAGGCTGCACGCACCCTGGGAGCGTCGTCCTTCAGCGCGTTTTGTCGGGTGACGTTGCCGATAATCTTCCCAGCCTTGGGGGCAGCGTTTGCGCTGGTGTTTCTGGATGCGATGAAGGAGCTGACAGCAACGCTGTTGCTGAGTCCGACCGGGCTCAATACGTTGGCGACGGAAGTCTGGGCGCATACCGCGAATGTGGAATTTGGGGCGGCGGCGCCATATGCGGCGTTGTTGATTGTGGTGTCAGGGTTGCCGGTGTACCTGTTAACAACCCGGATGTATTTGAGCCGCTGA
- a CDS encoding iron ABC transporter substrate-binding protein yields MMLRNTLRRGLTITLLGLTLATPLTQAADPFSLTLYNGQHKEVGDAVAKAFEAKTGIHVNVRKGSSNQLASQIVEEGDRSPADVIYTEESPPLNKLGEQGLLAKTDAATLAVLPEDYVAGNGTWIGITARVRVVAFNPKLIDEKDLPKSVMEFSDPKWQGKVGFVPTSGAFQEQAVAIIKVHGMDAAEEWLTGLRAFGKTYSNNMVALKAVENGEVATVLVNNYYWFALQREKGQLDSKLHYFTGGDVGGLITVSSAAVLKSSKHPKEAQQLLAYMASEEGQRVITQTTAEYPLHKGMASDRDLKPFSELQAPKVTPADLGNAEEALDLERDVGLN; encoded by the coding sequence ATGATGCTTCGAAATACCCTGCGCCGCGGCCTGACCATTACCCTGCTCGGCCTGACACTCGCCACTCCCCTCACCCAAGCCGCCGATCCGTTTTCCCTGACTCTCTATAACGGCCAACACAAGGAAGTCGGCGACGCCGTCGCCAAAGCCTTCGAAGCCAAGACCGGCATTCACGTCAACGTGCGCAAGGGCAGCAGCAACCAGCTCGCCAGCCAGATCGTCGAAGAAGGTGATCGCTCCCCCGCCGACGTGATCTACACCGAAGAATCCCCACCGCTGAACAAACTCGGCGAACAAGGCCTGCTGGCGAAAACCGACGCCGCCACCCTCGCCGTTCTGCCCGAGGACTACGTTGCCGGCAACGGCACCTGGATCGGTATCACTGCGCGGGTCCGCGTTGTTGCGTTCAATCCCAAGTTGATCGATGAAAAAGACCTGCCAAAATCGGTAATGGAATTCTCCGATCCGAAATGGCAAGGCAAGGTCGGTTTCGTTCCAACCAGTGGCGCATTCCAGGAGCAAGCCGTAGCAATCATCAAAGTGCATGGCATGGATGCTGCCGAAGAATGGCTCACCGGCCTGCGCGCTTTCGGCAAGACCTACAGCAACAACATGGTCGCACTGAAGGCTGTGGAAAACGGTGAAGTCGCGACCGTGCTGGTGAACAATTACTACTGGTTCGCCCTGCAGCGCGAAAAAGGCCAGCTCGATTCGAAACTGCATTATTTCACCGGCGGCGACGTCGGCGGGTTGATCACCGTCTCCAGCGCTGCGGTGTTGAAATCCAGCAAGCATCCAAAAGAAGCCCAGCAATTGCTCGCCTACATGGCCAGCGAAGAAGGTCAGCGCGTGATCACCCAGACCACCGCCGAATACCCGCTGCACAAAGGCATGGCATCGGATCGCGACCTCAAGCCGTTCAGCGAACTGCAAGCGCCGAAAGTCACGCCCGCCGACCTCGGCAACGCCGAAGAAGCCCTGGACCTGGAACGTGACGTTGGCTTGAACTGA